GATAGAGCGCGTTGACCCAGGGGTTGGGCTTGCCCAGGCCCAGCGGGATCGCCAGCACGATCTCGCCCGGGATGCGTTCCAGCACCGCGTCCACCGCGGCCTCCAGCTCGGTCAGCGTCTGCATGTCCATTTCATGTCTCCTGCTTGGTTCTTCTGCCTACTTCTTGTGCCTATAAGGCAGTGTCGGCGCAGTCGGCCCGGCCGGACTTGATTTTGGCCAAGTCAAGCGCGCGCACCGCGGCCCCCGGGGCCCATCCCCCATTCCGGGGACGCGCGTCGCCAGCCCGGGCAAGCTGTGCTGCAATGGCTGCGCGGTCCACCCACTTTCCCTTCATGCTGTTCAACGAGATCGACACGCCACGCTGGCTGCCCCTGCTGGGGCAATGGATCCAGCGCTTGGGCCTGCTGCGCACCTGGGCGCTGCTGTGCGCCGGCGCGCTGCTGCTGTGCCTGGGGCTGGCCGGCCTGCTGCTGGCGGGGCCGACCGGCCACCTCACCGCCGCCCTGGTGGCCAGCGGCATGGCGGCGGCCTGCGCCGCGTTGTGCGGCTACCTGCTGCTGCGCCTGGTCCAGCATATCGACAGCACGCAACGCGGGGTGCTGCGCCACGCCACCGAAGACCCGCTCACCGGCACGCTGAACCGCCGCTACTTCCTCGAACTGGTGGAGCGCGAATGGTCGCGGGCGCGCCGCTACGACATGTCTTGCGCGCTGCTGCTGATGGATGTGGACCATTTCAAGCGCGTCAACGAACGCTTCGGCCACCGCTGCGGCGACCAGGTGCTGCGCGAGATCGCCGCGGCCAGCGTCGAAACCCTGCGCCACGCCGACGTGCTGGCGCGTTTCGGCGGCGAGGAGTTCATCGTGTTCCTGCCGCACACCGACCCGCTCGGCGCGCTGGACGTGGCCGAGCGCATGCGCGAGCGCGTGGAGGCGCTGCAGCTGGCCTGGAACGGCGCAGAGCTGCGCGTCAGCGTCAGCCTGGGCGTGGCGGCGCTGCATCCCGAGCACCTGACGCTGGATCAGCTGATCCACGACGCCGACGATGCGCTGGCTGTGGCAAAGTCCGCGGGCCGCAATTGCGTGCGCGCTGGCGCCGGGCTGCTGCCCGGCAAGCCCAGCATGATGAACAACAACAACTGACGCCCATTCCCCATGCAGATGCTTGACGCCGCGGCCACCGCGGCCCGCTTGCCCTATGCCCGCCTGATGCCCGCCGTGGCCCAGGCCATGCTGGACCTGCGCGCCGGCCGCATCCACAGCTGCCCGCGCGCCGTGCTGCCGCTGCCCGAGGGCGGCAGCTACCTGGCCATGCCCTGCACCGATGCGCAATACGCGATCAGCAAGCTGGTCTCGGTGACGCCGGCCAACCAGGCCCTGGGCCTGCCTACCATCCAGGGCCTGGTGCTGGCAAGCGATGCCCGCAACGGCAGCCCGCTGGCCCTGCTGCATGGCGGCACGGTGACGGCGCGCCGCACCGCCGCGGTGAGCCTGCTGGGCATCGAACGCCTGCTCGGCCGCGCCCCGCAAGACCTGACCCTGGTGGGCACGGGCGGCCAGGCCTGGTCGCATGCGCTGGCGCTGCTGGAGGTCTGGCCGGGCCTGCGCCTGCGCATCAAGGGGCGCAGCGCGGCGCCCGGCTTCGTGCAGCGGCTGGCCGCACAGGGCCTGACGGCCTGCGTCTGGCAGGAGGGCGACGGCTATGGCGATTGCGCGCTCGCCGCCACCACCTCGCTGAGCGCGGTGCTGCCCGAGGATCTGGCACCCGAGACCCTGATCGTCGGCATCGGCAGCTTCCGCCCCGACATGGCCGAGCTGCCCGCCACCCAGGTGCGGGCGCGCCAGCTCTTCGTGGACGATCCCGAGGGCGCCCGGCACGAGGCCGGCGACCTGCTGCAGGCCGGCGTGGACTGGTCGCGCGTGCATGGCCTGGCCGAGCTGCTCGCGGGCGAGGTGAGGGCGCAGGGGCCCTTGCTCTACAAGACCGTGGGCCAGGCCGCCTGGGACATGGCGGCGGTGCGCTGCGCGCTTTCGGATTTCTGTGGCACTACGCTTGGGCGTTAGTATTCGTTGCAGTTGCTACTGCCAGCTGCCTCAAATGTCGAACCTCATCTCTGATATGAATGTAGGTCGCTTGCTGGCCATATTTGCCTTGTTGATCAATCAGTCGGTGTATGCGCTTGCTGGAGAATGCCTCGAGCGAACCTGGGAAGGCACTGTGGGCGGTCTTCCGGTGACGATGCGCTTTGAGACCATTTACCCAGACGACAAGCTGGCCGGAAGGTACTACTACAGTGAAAACGTCAATGATCTGCTACTGATGCCTTTGGGCGAGCAATCTGGACGTTGGGCGGAAATCGACCCGATGGGCAGGCAGACAGGAGTGTTGACACTGAGCTGCACCGAAGCCCGCCTCAGTGGCGAATGGAAGTCCGGAGATGGGAGACGACGTTTACCCGTGCTCGCACGCGCGCGCGCGGGGCTGGACTATCAGGCCCGACGCATGGCTGCCTTGCGATGGTCTGTACTTGCGGTTCCTGAGCCTAACGGCGAAGGCCGCGACTTGCTTCAGCCTTTCGGTCTTGAAGCGCTTGGGGTAACAGGCTTGCGCTTGCATGGCCATTCCGTTGGGGTGCGAACGATCAATGCCAAGCTGATGGCAGAGTTTCGAGATGCAGTCCAAGTTGCTTTGGAATGCCGGACCACAGGAAGGCTCACACAAGGCGAAGGCCATACCTACGAAAACCGCAGAACCTGGTCTGTAGAAACAAGAAATCGAGGGTTTGTTGTCGTCGTTCAGACCAGCAGCGACTTCTGCGGCCAAGCACATCCCTACCTGGATGTTGAGCACACGGTCTTCGAGGCGTCTAGAGGTGAGATTGTTCGGATGGCTGATTGGCTGTCGGAGCCCTATCAAGACGAGCTTGGCCCGAAATCTGAACTAGGGAAGTTATTGCACGGCCTGTACAGGCATGGCGGGGATGCGAGCTGCTTTGAAGAGATTGCTTTCACGACGAGCGATATGTGGCCCAGTGAGAGCGGGTTGCACTTCCGGACTATTGCGCCCTATGAAAGCCGACGTTGCATCGAGACTTTTCTGCTCCCATTCGATTCAGTGTGGCCCTACCTTTCATCTATCGGCAAGGTAGCCTCCAAGGCTTTTGTAGTTCAGCACTAGCACCGCCCAGGCGGTGCGACATTGAGTCAGGGCAGACTCATGCGGCCGCTGTAGCCCGTCATCTCCAGATAGCCCAGGCCCAGTTCGCGGCCCTGGGCATCGGCCAGGCGCGCCGCGCCCTCCCAATAGAGCATGCCGGTGCTGCGGCGCGCGTCCACCTCTTGGGCGTCGAACAGCGCGCGCAGGCTCAGGCGGCCCAGCGGCGTCTGCAGGGCCCATTCCACCGGGTACTCGGCCTGCGAGACGGCGCTGCGCCAGCGCCGCCCGGGCTGGAAGCCGAGCTCCGCGGCGGGCAGCTCGCTGTGGCTGCCGTCGGCGCGCCGCCAGCTGCCGCCGGCCCAGAGCCGGCTGCCATCGGCGCGGCGCAGCTGGAACAGGGTGAGCGCGCCGCCATCGTGCAGATTGATGCCCAGCCAGTCCCAGCCCACCGCGGCGTCCGCGCCGCTGCCCAGCAGGGCATCGCTCCACTCATGGTCCAGCCAGGCACGGCCGCGCACGCGCAGCGCGCGGCCGTCGATCCGCAGCTGCCCCTGAGCCTGCAGCTGTGGCTCGCTGATGTAGTGGCTGAACTGGGCCGCGCCCGGGCCCTTGCGGGAGAGGCCCGCCTCGCCCTGCAGCAGCGGCGGCCGGCTGGCGGCCAGCTGCAGGTCCAGCCCGAAGCCGGCCTGCGGGCTGTCCAGCCTTGCAACATAACTTGAAGAGCCACTGCCCCTGTCCTGCTCGCGGCGCAGCTGCCAGGGCCCCAACCGCAGCGCGGTGTCGGCCTCGCCGGCGCTGGCATGCGCGAAACCCTGGCGCGCCAGGCGCTGGTCGTGGCGCAGGCGGCCCGCCGCCAGTTCGCTCAATGCCGCATGGGCCAGCAGCAGCTGGCGCGGTGCGAAGCTGCCGCTTTGCTTCTGCGCCTCGGCCCGCCGCACGCGGAAAAAAGTGAGCTGGAAGCCATGGCTGGGCGGCCCGCCGCCCGCGGCGCCCAGCAGGCCGGTGAGGTACCACCATTCCACTGCCGTCTCGGGGTGGCTGCCGTGGTCGCGGGGCAGACGCAGGCTGGCCGCTGCGGCAGGCCGGGGCAGCATGCCGGCCGTCGCCATCGTCATCAGCAGCATGCAGCTTCGGCGCCCCAGCATCACCAGTCCTCCTTGACCGATTGCAGCGCATCCGGCCCGGCCGCCGCGCGCGCCGCCCACCAGGCCGTCAGGCCGCTGGCCAGCAGCACCGAGAACATCAGCAAGCCCAGGCGCGTTAGCGGCACATGCATGTCCATGCTCCAGTGAAAGCTCTGCGGGTTCAGCACCCACACCAGCACCGCGCTGATCGCCAGCCCCAGCAGCAGGCCGGCGATGGCGCCGGCCGCACCGAACAGCAGGGCCTCGGCCACCACCATGCGCCGCAGCGCGCGGCGCTCGAAGCCCAGGTGCAGCAGCAGGCCGAACTCGCGCCGCCGCGCCAGCACCTGGGCCGAAAGGCTGGCGGCCACGCCGAACAGGCCCACGCCCAGGGCCACGGCCTGCAGCCAATAGGTGACGGCAAAGCTGCGGTCGAACAGCTGCAGCGAGAAGCGCCGCAGCTCGCCGGCCGCCGCCAGCTCGATGTCCTCGGGCCGCTCGGCCAGGGCGCGCAGGCGCTGCTGCAGCGCCTGCATGTCCGCGGCGCCCGGTGGCAGGTGCAGCATCAGATCGGTGACCGCGGTATCGGCGCTCCAGCGCTGGTAGTCGGCCAGCGCGATCAGAAGGGCCGGGCTCTGGCGGCTGTAGTCGCGCCAGACGCCGCGCACCTGCACCGCCAGCGCGGCTTGGCCGGCCAGCTCCAGCATCAGCGTGTCGCCCGGGCGCAGCCGCAGTTGGTCGCGCATCGCTTCGTTCACATAGATCGGAGGCAACTGGCTGCGCGGCGCCAGCGCGCCGGTGAGCGGCAGCCGGCCTTCATCGTCCGGCAACTCGCGCGCCAGCATCAGCACCGGCTGGCCGGCCACGCTGAGCTCGCGCGTGCGCTGCTGGGCGATGCGCTCGGCCAGGCCGCTGGCGCGCAGGCGCTGCACAAAGGCCGGCGGCAGCGGCAGCCCCTCCTGGCGCGCCGCCCTCAGGCCGTTGCGCACGAACAGATCGGCGGGCAGCATGTCGCGCAGCCAGTCGTCCAGCGAGGTGCGGAAGCTGCCCACCATCACCAGCATCGCCACCGAGAGGCTCAGCGCCACCAGCACGCCGGCCAGCATGCGCGTGGCCTCGCCCGCCTGGTCGTGCGCGCGTTCGCGTATCAGCAGGGCCAGCGCGCTGCGCCGGCGCGGCAGCAGGCGGCGCAAGCCATCCACCAGGGCCGGCACCGCCGCCAGGCCGCCGAACAGCAGGCTGAGCATGGCGGCGTAGGCGCCCAGCGCCAGGCCGTGCAGCGGCGGCAACAGGCTCAGCAGCCCGCCCAGCAGCAGCAGGCCCGGGCCCAGCCAGCGCGGCAGCCGCGGATGGGTATCGGCCCCCAGGCCCTTGAGCACCTGGGCGGCCGGCAGCCGGCGCAGGCCCCAGACGGGCAGGGCGGCGGCGGCCAGGCTCACCAACAGGCCCAGGCTGCCCAGCGCCAGCAAGGGAACGAACGGCAATTGCAGCTGCGGCCTGGCCCCGCCCAACATGCCGCCCAGCATGCCGGCGCCCAGATCGCCGCCGAGCTGGCGCAGGCCCAGCGCCGCCAGGCCTATGCCCAGGGCCAGGCCCAGCAGGCTGCCCAGTAGCCCCAACAGCAGGGCCTCGCTGAGCACCAGACCGGCGCGCTCGCGCGCGCTCATGCCCAGCACGCCCAGCAGGGCGAGCTGGGGCAGGCGCTGCGCCACCGAGAGGGTGTGCACCGCGAACACCAGAAAGCCGCCGACGAACAGCGCCATCAGCGAGAGCACGCCCAGGTTGACGCGGTAGGCCTGGCTCAGCTGGGCCGCCTGCCCCTCGGCCGCCGCGGCGGTGCGCGCGCGCACCCCGGGCGGCAGGGCCAGGCCGGCGGCCACGGCCTGCGGGTCCAGCCCCGGCAGCAAGCGCAGCGCGATGCGGTCCAGCTCGCCCGGCCGGCCCAGCAGGGCCTGGGCCACGGCGATGTCCAGCACCGCCAGCGGCGCGCCGGCGGTGGCGGTGCGGCCGGCCAGGCGCAGCGTGACGCTGCGCGCCTGACCCTGGACCTGCAGGCGCAGGCTGAGCTCGGCCGGCGATTTCGCACCAAGGTCCGCGCCGAGGCGCTGCAGCGCCGCGGGATTCAGGAACAGCTGGCCATCGGCAAGCAGATCGGGAGGGCGGTCGCCGTCGAACACCGGCAGCAGCTCGGGCTGCAGCTGGGCCAGCTGCAGCATGTCCACGCCCAGCAGGCGCAGGCTGAAGGGCTGGCCCTGCGCATCCAGCAGCTGGGCGCGCCCCTCCAGCATCGGCCCCAGCGCCAGCACGTCTTCGCGCTCGGCCAGGCGCGCGAACAAGGCCTCGTCGAGCGCGCCGGTGGCGGCCGTCAGCTCCAGATCGGCCTGGCCGCTGAGCGCGCGCGCCGCGGCGTCGAATTCACGCAGGCCGGCGCTGTTGATCAGCTGCACCGCGGTGGCCAGCGCCACGCCCAGCGCGATCGCCAGCAGGGCCAGGGTCTGGCGCCCCCATTGCTGGCGCAGCGCGGGCCAAGAGAGTTGCAGCAGCCAACCAATCCACGAAGACGGCGGCATGGCTCAGGCCAGCTGGATGCAGCGGTCGGCATGCGCCGCCGCGCGCTCGGAATGCGTCACCAGCAGGCAGGCCGAGCCCTGCTCGCGCACCTGGGCCAGCAGCAACTGCAGCACCTGCTCGGCATGGCGCGGGTCGAGGTTGCCGGTGGGCTCGTCGGCCAGCACCAGGGCCGGACGGTGCACCAGGGCGCGCGCGATCGCGACGCGCTGCAGCTGGCCGCCGGAGAGCTGGCGCGGCATGCGCGCGCCCAAGTCCCCCAGGCCCACCGCATCCAGCATCTGCTGCACGCGCGCCGCATCGGGGCGGCGCTGCAGCAGCAGGGGCAGGCCCACGTTGTCGGCCACGCTCAGATGCGGCAGCACATGGAAGGCCTGGAACACGAAGCCCAGGCGCTCGCGGCGCAGCAGCGCCAGTTCCGCCTCGCCCATCAGGGTCAGGTCTTGCCCTTGCAGCAGCACCCGGCCGGCATCGGGCTTGTCCAGGCCGGCCAGGCAGTTCAGCAGGGTGGACTTGCCGCTGCCCGACTCGCCCAGCAGGGCCACCAGTTCGCCGGCCTGCAGCGTCAGGCTGATGTCGGCGAAGACGCGCGTCTCGCCGTAGGATTTGGCGAGGCCTTCGGCTTCAAGCAGGGCCATGGGCGCGCAGAATCTTTTGCAGGGCCACCAGCACCTGCAGCTCCAGCTGAGCGCTGTCGGCCGCGATCACCTGGCGCTGCGGCATCGAGCGCAGCCAGGTCAGCTGGCGCTTGGCGAGCTGGCGGGTGGCGGCGCTGCCCTGTTCGGCGAGCTGGCGAAAATCGTTCGCGTCCAGCGCCTCCCAGGTCTGGCGATAACCCACGCAGCGCATCGAGGGCAGATCCAGGCTCAGATCGCCGCGCGCGCGCAGGCGGCGCACCTCGTCGACCAGGCCGGCCTCCAGCATCTGCGCGAAGCGCTGGTCCAGCCGGCGGTGCAGCCAGGCGCGGTCCTGCGGTTCCAGCGAGATCAGCGGCCAGTCGACGCCACTGCTGCGCTCCTGCTCGGCATAGAGCTGGGACATCGGCCGGCCGGCCAGATGCCAGACCTCCAGCGCGCGCTGGATGCGCTGCGCATCATTGGGCGCGAGGCGCGCGGCGGTGATCGGGTCGACCCTGGCCAGCTCGGCATGCAGGGCGGGCCAGCCCTGCTCGGCGGCCTGGGCGTCCAGGCGCGCGCGCAGCGCCTCGTCGGCCTTCGGCAGCTCGGAGAGCCCGTCGAACAGGGCCTTGAAGTACAGCATGGTGCCGCCCACCAGCAGGGGTAGCTTGCCGCGCGCCAGGATCTCGGCGGCCAGGGTCTTGGCACTGCGCGCGAATTCGGCGGCCGAGTAGGACTGGGTCGGCTCGATGATGTCGATCAGGTGGTGCGGCACCGCCGCCAGCTCGGCTGGCGTCGGCTTGGCCGTGCCGATGTCCATGCCGCGGTAGACCAGGGCCGAATCGACGCTGATGATCTCGATGGGCAGGTATTCGGCGGCCTTCAGCGCGCAGGCGGTCTTGCCGCTGCCGGTGGGGCCGGCCAGGCAGATCGGGCGGAACGAATAGTCTTGTTGCAGCGACATGAGGAATGGATTGTCAGGCCAGGGCCGCGCCGCGCTGGCGACGGCCCTCGGCCTGCACCAGGGTCCAGGCGCACAGCGCCGTCGCCAGGCCCAGGCTCATCATGGTGAGGGCCAGCGGGCGCACCGTGCCGTCCAGGCTGCGGCTCAGCCAGGCGCTCACCGCGAAGGCGCCCAGCGCGATCGCAAAGCCCGAGAGCGCCGCGGCGGCGCCGGCCTGCCTGGGGAAGGGCCCCACCGCGCCGGCCTGGCCGCAGGGCTGCAGCACGCCATGGCCCAGCATGATGAAGCCATGCGGCAGCATCAGGGCCAGCACCGAGGGCGGCCACAGCCAGGCGGCCGCGCCCATGCCCAGCGCGCCCAGGGCGGTGAAGATGGCGCCGCGCCGCACCGTCTGCGGCAGGCTGCCATGCGCCAGCCAGCGCCGGCACAGCCAGGTGCCGCCCACATAGATGGCCGCGCCCAGGCTCACCAGGGCGCCGTAATGCATGCGGGAGAGGCCCAGCACCTCGATGAAGACAAAGGAGGAGCCGGCCAGAAAGGCGTAGAGCGTGGCGTAGGCCAGGGTGGTGAGCAGGGCGTAGGCGCGAAAGCCCGGGTGCGCCAGCACCAGCGCCCAGTTCGCCAGCCATTGGCGCGGATGCAGCGCCTGGCGCTGCCGCGCCGGCAGGCTCTCGGGGATCTGCCAGGCGATCAGCGCCAGCGCGCCGGCGGCGAACAGGCCGGTGGCCAGCAGCGCGGCGCGCCAGCCCAGGTAGAGCGCCAGCAGGCCGCCCAGGGTCGGGCTCAGCATCGCGATCAGGCCCAGGCCGCTGAGCGCGCGCGCCATCACGCGCGCACCTTCGCGCGGCTCGAACCAGTCACGCAGCATGGCGCGGCCGCCCACCACCGCGGCGGCCAGGGCCAGGCCCTGCAGGCTGCGGCAGGCCACCAGCAGCCAGATGTCGGGCGCCAGCGCCGCGGCGAGCGCGGCCAGCACATACAGGGCCAGGCCACCCAGCAGGATGGGCCGGCGGCCAAAGCGGTCGGACAGCGGCCCGATCAGCAGCTGGCCCAGGCCGAAGCTGAGCATCAGCGCCGAGAGCGTCAGCTGCACCGCGCTCATCGGCGCGGCCAGCTCGCCGCGCAGCGCCGGCAGGGCGGGCAGGTAGAGATCGGTGGTGACGGGCTGCAGGCCCAGCAGCAAGGCCAGCGCCGCGACCTGCATCAGCAGGCGCGGCGTGGCGCCCTCAGTGGCGCCCTGGTCCATGGCCATCAGTCGAAACGCTCCCAGGGCGCCAGAAAGCGCCACTGGCCGGCCGGCAGATGGCCCAGATTGATGCGGCCGATGCGCACGCGCTTCAGCCCCACCACCTTCAGGCCCACCAGCTCGCACATGCGGCGGATCTGGCGCTTGCGCCCCTCGCGCAGCACGAAGCGCAGCTGGTCTTCGTTGGCCCAGCTGACCTTGGCGGGCTTGAGCTGCACGCCGTCCAGCTCCAGGCCATGGTTGAGCAGGGCCATGCGCTCGGGAGGCATCTGCTCCATCGCACGGCCGGGGCCCACCGGTTCGCCGTTCAGGCCCACGAACTCGACGCGCACCAGGTATTCCTTCTCGACGTTGGAATCCTCGCCGATCAGCACCTTGGCGACGCGGCCGTCCTGCGTCAGCACCAGCAGGCCGGTGGAGTCGATGTCCAGGCGGCCGGCGGGCGCCAGGCCGCGCGTGTGGCCGATGTGGTACTTGATGCCCGAGGCATCGTCCGCCCACTGGGTGTTGCTGCGCACCAGCACCGAGGCGGGCTCGTAGCCGTCTTCGGCCTGGCCGGAGACATAGCCGATCGGCTTGTGCAGCAGGATGGTGACCTGCTTGGCCTGTTCCTTGTGGGCGCGCTGGTCGACCTCGATCCTGACCTCGGGGCCGACGCGCTGGCCCAGCACGGCCATCTTGCCGTCCACGCGCACCCAGCCGGCGGCAATCCATTCATCCGCCTCGCGGCGCGAGGCCATGCCCAACTCGCTCATGCGCTTGGAAAGGCGCTCACCCTCGTCCGAGGGCATCTCGCGGTGCTCGGCGCGCTGGCGCGGCGCCGGGCGCTGGGGCTCGCCCCAACTCTCGCGCTGAGGCGGGTAGGAAGGGCGCGGGCCGCTGGCGCGGCGCTGGTCGCGGCGCTGGTCGCGGCGCTGGTCGCGGCGGGGTTCGGGCGCGGGGCCCTCGCTGCGCGCACCGCGCGGATCCCGTTGATCGCGCGGATCGCGCGGATCGCGTTGCTGCGGGCCATCCTCGCGGCGGAAACTGCCGCTGGCGGGGCGGGCATCGCGGCGCGGCTCGGCGCGCGAATCGCCACGGGGGCCAGGTCTTGCGTCCGCGCGCGGCTCGGGGCGGCCGCGCGGTGCGGCGGGCCTTGCTTCCTCGCTGGCGCGGCGCTTCTCGAACTCCGCCTGGCGCTCCTGACGCTCTGCCTGGGCCTGTTCCAGGGTCTGGCGCGGGCGCGACACGCCCTTGCCGCGCAGCGGCGCGCGGCGTTCACCGTCGGGGCTGGGCTTGCTGCTGCTGTTGTTGTTCTTCTTCTTGAGGGTCAGGGTGGCCATGGTGATGCTCGGCTGTTCAAGACCGTATTGGACCACGCCGTGCCATCAACGGCCGCGCAGAAACAGCGCGTCCAGCTCGCGCATGCTGAGCTGGCGCCAGGTCGGGCGGCCATGGTTGCACTGGTCGGCGCGTTCGGTGCGCTCCATATCGCGCAGCAGGGCATTCATCTCGTCCAGGCTGAGCTGGCGATTCGCGCGCACCGCGCCATGGCAGGCCATGGTGGCCAGAATCTCGTGCTGGGCGCGCTCGATGGCATGGCTGGCGTCGAACTGGGCCAGCTCGGCCAGCACGCCGCGCACCAGCTCCACCACATCGCCGCCGGCCAGCGCGGCGGGCCGGGCGCGCACCGCCAGCACCTTGGCCGAGAGCGGCGCCACGTCCAGGCCAAGCCGTATGAGCGTCTGGCCCTGCGCCTCGGCGGTGGCGATCTCGGCCGCAGTGGCGGCAAAGGTGACGGGGATCAGCAGCGGCTGCGACTCGATCGCGGCCTCGCCCAGGCTGGACTTCAAGCGTTCGTAAACCACGCGCTCATGCGCCGCATGCATGTCCACGATCACCAGGCCCTGGGCGT
This portion of the Paucibacter sediminis genome encodes:
- a CDS encoding GGDEF domain-containing protein, which gives rise to MAARSTHFPFMLFNEIDTPRWLPLLGQWIQRLGLLRTWALLCAGALLLCLGLAGLLLAGPTGHLTAALVASGMAAACAALCGYLLLRLVQHIDSTQRGVLRHATEDPLTGTLNRRYFLELVEREWSRARRYDMSCALLLMDVDHFKRVNERFGHRCGDQVLREIAAASVETLRHADVLARFGGEEFIVFLPHTDPLGALDVAERMRERVEALQLAWNGAELRVSVSLGVAALHPEHLTLDQLIHDADDALAVAKSAGRNCVRAGAGLLPGKPSMMNNNN
- a CDS encoding delta(1)-pyrroline-2-carboxylate reductase family protein, encoding MQMLDAAATAARLPYARLMPAVAQAMLDLRAGRIHSCPRAVLPLPEGGSYLAMPCTDAQYAISKLVSVTPANQALGLPTIQGLVLASDARNGSPLALLHGGTVTARRTAAVSLLGIERLLGRAPQDLTLVGTGGQAWSHALALLEVWPGLRLRIKGRSAAPGFVQRLAAQGLTACVWQEGDGYGDCALAATTSLSAVLPEDLAPETLIVGIGSFRPDMAELPATQVRARQLFVDDPEGARHEAGDLLQAGVDWSRVHGLAELLAGEVRAQGPLLYKTVGQAAWDMAAVRCALSDFCGTTLGR
- a CDS encoding lipocalin-like domain-containing protein, which produces MLGRRSCMLLMTMATAGMLPRPAAAASLRLPRDHGSHPETAVEWWYLTGLLGAAGGGPPSHGFQLTFFRVRRAEAQKQSGSFAPRQLLLAHAALSELAAGRLRHDQRLARQGFAHASAGEADTALRLGPWQLRREQDRGSGSSSYVARLDSPQAGFGLDLQLAASRPPLLQGEAGLSRKGPGAAQFSHYISEPQLQAQGQLRIDGRALRVRGRAWLDHEWSDALLGSGADAAVGWDWLGINLHDGGALTLFQLRRADGSRLWAGGSWRRADGSHSELPAAELGFQPGRRWRSAVSQAEYPVEWALQTPLGRLSLRALFDAQEVDARRSTGMLYWEGAARLADAQGRELGLGYLEMTGYSGRMSLP
- a CDS encoding ABC transporter permease produces the protein MPPSSWIGWLLQLSWPALRQQWGRQTLALLAIALGVALATAVQLINSAGLREFDAAARALSGQADLELTAATGALDEALFARLAEREDVLALGPMLEGRAQLLDAQGQPFSLRLLGVDMLQLAQLQPELLPVFDGDRPPDLLADGQLFLNPAALQRLGADLGAKSPAELSLRLQVQGQARSVTLRLAGRTATAGAPLAVLDIAVAQALLGRPGELDRIALRLLPGLDPQAVAAGLALPPGVRARTAAAAEGQAAQLSQAYRVNLGVLSLMALFVGGFLVFAVHTLSVAQRLPQLALLGVLGMSARERAGLVLSEALLLGLLGSLLGLALGIGLAALGLRQLGGDLGAGMLGGMLGGARPQLQLPFVPLLALGSLGLLVSLAAAALPVWGLRRLPAAQVLKGLGADTHPRLPRWLGPGLLLLGGLLSLLPPLHGLALGAYAAMLSLLFGGLAAVPALVDGLRRLLPRRRSALALLIRERAHDQAGEATRMLAGVLVALSLSVAMLVMVGSFRTSLDDWLRDMLPADLFVRNGLRAARQEGLPLPPAFVQRLRASGLAERIAQQRTRELSVAGQPVLMLARELPDDEGRLPLTGALAPRSQLPPIYVNEAMRDQLRLRPGDTLMLELAGQAALAVQVRGVWRDYSRQSPALLIALADYQRWSADTAVTDLMLHLPPGAADMQALQQRLRALAERPEDIELAAAGELRRFSLQLFDRSFAVTYWLQAVALGVGLFGVAASLSAQVLARRREFGLLLHLGFERRALRRMVVAEALLFGAAGAIAGLLLGLAISAVLVWVLNPQSFHWSMDMHVPLTRLGLLMFSVLLASGLTAWWAARAAAGPDALQSVKEDW
- a CDS encoding ABC transporter ATP-binding protein, which gives rise to MALLEAEGLAKSYGETRVFADISLTLQAGELVALLGESGSGKSTLLNCLAGLDKPDAGRVLLQGQDLTLMGEAELALLRRERLGFVFQAFHVLPHLSVADNVGLPLLLQRRPDAARVQQMLDAVGLGDLGARMPRQLSGGQLQRVAIARALVHRPALVLADEPTGNLDPRHAEQVLQLLLAQVREQGSACLLVTHSERAAAHADRCIQLA
- the miaA gene encoding tRNA (adenosine(37)-N6)-dimethylallyltransferase MiaA, with product MSLQQDYSFRPICLAGPTGSGKTACALKAAEYLPIEIISVDSALVYRGMDIGTAKPTPAELAAVPHHLIDIIEPTQSYSAAEFARSAKTLAAEILARGKLPLLVGGTMLYFKALFDGLSELPKADEALRARLDAQAAEQGWPALHAELARVDPITAARLAPNDAQRIQRALEVWHLAGRPMSQLYAEQERSSGVDWPLISLEPQDRAWLHRRLDQRFAQMLEAGLVDEVRRLRARGDLSLDLPSMRCVGYRQTWEALDANDFRQLAEQGSAATRQLAKRQLTWLRSMPQRQVIAADSAQLELQVLVALQKILRAHGPA
- a CDS encoding multidrug effflux MFS transporter: MDQGATEGATPRLLMQVAALALLLGLQPVTTDLYLPALPALRGELAAPMSAVQLTLSALMLSFGLGQLLIGPLSDRFGRRPILLGGLALYVLAALAAALAPDIWLLVACRSLQGLALAAAVVGGRAMLRDWFEPREGARVMARALSGLGLIAMLSPTLGGLLALYLGWRAALLATGLFAAGALALIAWQIPESLPARQRQALHPRQWLANWALVLAHPGFRAYALLTTLAYATLYAFLAGSSFVFIEVLGLSRMHYGALVSLGAAIYVGGTWLCRRWLAHGSLPQTVRRGAIFTALGALGMGAAAWLWPPSVLALMLPHGFIMLGHGVLQPCGQAGAVGPFPRQAGAAAALSGFAIALGAFAVSAWLSRSLDGTVRPLALTMMSLGLATALCAWTLVQAEGRRQRGAALA
- a CDS encoding pseudouridine synthase — its product is MATLTLKKKNNNSSSKPSPDGERRAPLRGKGVSRPRQTLEQAQAERQERQAEFEKRRASEEARPAAPRGRPEPRADARPGPRGDSRAEPRRDARPASGSFRREDGPQQRDPRDPRDQRDPRGARSEGPAPEPRRDQRRDQRRDQRRASGPRPSYPPQRESWGEPQRPAPRQRAEHREMPSDEGERLSKRMSELGMASRREADEWIAAGWVRVDGKMAVLGQRVGPEVRIEVDQRAHKEQAKQVTILLHKPIGYVSGQAEDGYEPASVLVRSNTQWADDASGIKYHIGHTRGLAPAGRLDIDSTGLLVLTQDGRVAKVLIGEDSNVEKEYLVRVEFVGLNGEPVGPGRAMEQMPPERMALLNHGLELDGVQLKPAKVSWANEDQLRFVLREGRKRQIRRMCELVGLKVVGLKRVRIGRINLGHLPAGQWRFLAPWERFD